In one Thioclava sp. ES.031 genomic region, the following are encoded:
- a CDS encoding 4-aminobutyrate--2-oxoglutarate transaminase, with the protein MSSNADLETRRAAALARGVGVQTQNFAVSAENATVTDADGRELIDFAAGIAVVNTGHRHPKVIEAVKAQLDAFTHTCHQVMPYEPYVRLAERLNEKVPGDFDKKSIFVTTGAESVENAIKIARSYTGRNAVIAFSGGFHGRTFMTMTLTGKVAPYKAGFGAMMPDVFHVPFPNALHGVSTEDSFAAMESLFKTDLDPTRLAAVIFEPVQGEGGFNPAPHDFVKRLRAFCDEHGIVMIADEVQTGFARTGTLFAMDAYDVAADVTTMAKGLGGGLPIAAVTGRAEIMDAANPGGLGGTYGGNPLGIAAGNAVLDVIEEEDLCARANELGSRLKQRLEAIRANMPEIAEIRGPGFMVAVELMSDGKPDAALTQRIRVEALNRGLLLLTCGVYGNVIRFLAPITIPDEQMAKALDILEEAMTAAKEG; encoded by the coding sequence ATGTCCAGCAATGCCGACCTCGAGACCCGCCGCGCCGCCGCCCTTGCCCGGGGCGTGGGTGTGCAGACCCAGAACTTCGCCGTCTCCGCCGAGAACGCCACCGTCACCGATGCCGATGGCCGCGAACTGATCGATTTCGCCGCCGGGATCGCGGTGGTGAACACCGGCCACCGCCACCCGAAAGTCATCGAGGCGGTGAAAGCCCAGCTCGACGCCTTCACCCATACCTGCCATCAGGTGATGCCCTACGAGCCCTATGTGCGCCTCGCCGAGCGGCTCAACGAAAAGGTGCCGGGCGATTTCGACAAGAAGTCGATCTTCGTCACCACCGGTGCCGAGTCGGTCGAGAACGCGATCAAGATCGCCCGCTCCTACACGGGCCGCAACGCGGTCATCGCGTTCAGCGGCGGCTTCCACGGCCGCACCTTCATGACGATGACGCTCACCGGCAAGGTCGCGCCCTACAAGGCGGGCTTCGGTGCGATGATGCCCGACGTGTTCCACGTCCCCTTCCCGAACGCGCTGCATGGCGTGTCGACCGAGGACAGCTTCGCCGCGATGGAGAGCCTGTTCAAAACCGATCTCGACCCCACGCGCCTCGCCGCGGTGATCTTCGAGCCGGTGCAGGGCGAAGGCGGCTTCAACCCGGCGCCGCATGATTTCGTCAAGCGCCTGCGCGCCTTCTGCGACGAGCATGGCATCGTGATGATTGCCGACGAGGTCCAGACCGGCTTCGCGCGCACCGGCACGCTGTTCGCCATGGACGCCTACGACGTGGCGGCCGACGTCACCACGATGGCAAAGGGTCTGGGCGGCGGTCTTCCGATCGCGGCGGTGACCGGTCGCGCCGAGATCATGGATGCGGCGAACCCGGGCGGTCTGGGCGGCACCTATGGCGGCAACCCGCTGGGTATCGCAGCCGGGAACGCGGTGCTCGACGTGATCGAGGAGGAAGACCTCTGCGCCCGCGCCAACGAGCTCGGCTCGCGCCTCAAGCAGCGCCTGGAGGCGATCCGCGCCAACATGCCGGAGATCGCCGAGATCCGCGGCCCCGGCTTCATGGTCGCGGTCGAGCTGATGTCGGATGGCAAGCCCGACGCGGCCCTCACCCAGCGCATCCGTGTCGAAGCGCTCAACCGCGGCCTGCTGCTGCTGACCTGCGGCGTCTATGGCAACGTGATCCGCTTCCTCGCGCCGATCACCATCCCCGACGAGCAGATGGCCAAGGCGCTCGACATCCTCGAAGAGGCGATGACCGCCGCGAAGGAGGGCTGA
- a CDS encoding rhomboid family intramembrane serine protease, translated as MFPIRDHNPSYSTPWVTWTLIAINIVVYVMTAPWGGDMRELWLDNALWPAAITHGVAWHGLFTHMFLHAGILHLAGNMLFLWVFGDNLEDRMGRGLFLIFYLACGLAAAFAQIAANPNATVPMVGASGAIAGVMGGYLLLYPKARIDVLFYFLVFFKIWATPAWLVLGLWFVIQLFNEVTSGTAGGVAHMAHIGGFVAGALLTLPLWYRLGGPLFWRLTHGHPPFPEARERQTNIPTVTRRR; from the coding sequence ATGTTCCCGATCCGCGATCACAACCCCTCTTACAGCACCCCGTGGGTCACATGGACCCTGATCGCGATCAATATCGTGGTCTATGTGATGACCGCGCCCTGGGGCGGCGATATGCGCGAACTCTGGCTCGACAACGCGCTCTGGCCCGCCGCGATCACGCATGGCGTCGCGTGGCACGGGCTTTTCACCCATATGTTCCTGCATGCGGGCATCCTGCATCTGGCGGGGAACATGCTGTTTCTCTGGGTCTTCGGCGACAATCTCGAAGACCGGATGGGGCGTGGCCTCTTCCTGATCTTCTATCTCGCCTGCGGGCTGGCCGCCGCTTTCGCGCAGATCGCCGCGAACCCGAATGCGACCGTGCCGATGGTGGGCGCCTCGGGGGCGATTGCAGGTGTGATGGGGGGATATCTGCTGCTCTATCCGAAAGCGCGGATCGACGTGCTGTTCTACTTCCTCGTCTTCTTCAAGATCTGGGCCACGCCTGCCTGGCTGGTTCTCGGTCTCTGGTTCGTGATTCAGCTGTTCAATGAAGTCACTAGCGGCACGGCAGGCGGGGTGGCACATATGGCCCATATCGGCGGTTTCGTGGCGGGCGCGCTTCTGACGCTGCCGCTGTGGTATCGCCTTGGCGGGCCGCTCTTCTGGCGTCTCACCCATGGCCACCCGCCCTTCCCCGAGGCGCGCGAGCGCCAGACAAATATTCCCACAGTCACACGGAGACGCTGA
- a CDS encoding NAD-dependent succinate-semialdehyde dehydrogenase produces MLKLNDPSLLETRAYVNGEWIEGAKRFAVQDPATGETVAEVADLDVDATRAAIEAAHVAKPDWAALTGKERAGYLRRFHDLMMENQDDLAAILTAEMGKPLAEAKGEIAYGASFLEWFAEEAKRVYGDVIPGHQRDKRILVIRQPVGVVGSITPWNFPNAMIARKLAPALAAGCTFVGRPSELTPLSALAMAVLAERAGIPAGVFNIIPGVDAAGMGEELCANPKVAKITFTGSTRVGKILMRQGAETVKKISLELGGNAPFLVFDDADLDAAVEGAMIAKFRNNGQTCVCANRIYVQAGVYDAFAEKLVARLATLQPGNGFEPGVTTGPLINADALAKVEAHISDATEKGAQVAAGGHRSNLGRTFFEPTLLTGVTQQMRVAREETFGPLAPLIRFETEAEAIEMANATEFGLAGYFYANDLARVWRVAEAMETGIVGVNTGLISTEVAPFGGIKQSGVGREGSKYGIEDFTELKYMCLGGIE; encoded by the coding sequence ATGCTCAAGCTGAACGACCCGAGCCTGCTGGAGACCCGCGCCTATGTGAACGGCGAGTGGATCGAGGGCGCGAAACGCTTCGCCGTGCAGGATCCTGCGACCGGCGAGACCGTCGCCGAGGTGGCCGATCTCGACGTGGACGCCACGCGCGCCGCGATCGAGGCCGCCCATGTCGCGAAACCGGACTGGGCCGCGCTCACCGGCAAGGAGCGCGCGGGCTACCTGCGCCGCTTCCACGACCTGATGATGGAAAATCAGGACGACCTCGCCGCGATCCTGACCGCCGAGATGGGCAAGCCGCTGGCCGAGGCCAAGGGCGAGATCGCCTATGGCGCAAGCTTCCTCGAATGGTTCGCCGAAGAGGCCAAGCGCGTCTATGGCGACGTCATCCCCGGCCACCAGCGCGATAAGCGCATCCTCGTGATCCGCCAGCCCGTGGGCGTGGTGGGCTCGATCACGCCGTGGAACTTCCCCAACGCGATGATCGCACGCAAGCTGGCCCCGGCGTTGGCCGCGGGCTGCACCTTCGTTGGGCGCCCCTCCGAGCTGACGCCGCTCTCGGCCCTCGCGATGGCCGTTCTGGCCGAGCGCGCGGGCATCCCGGCGGGTGTCTTCAACATCATCCCCGGCGTCGATGCGGCGGGCATGGGCGAAGAGCTTTGCGCCAACCCCAAGGTCGCCAAGATCACCTTCACGGGCTCGACCCGCGTGGGCAAGATCCTGATGCGCCAAGGGGCGGAGACGGTGAAGAAGATCAGCCTCGAACTCGGCGGCAACGCCCCGTTCCTCGTCTTCGACGATGCCGATCTCGATGCGGCGGTCGAAGGCGCGATGATCGCGAAGTTCCGCAATAACGGGCAGACCTGCGTCTGCGCGAACCGGATCTACGTGCAGGCCGGTGTCTATGACGCCTTCGCCGAGAAGCTGGTCGCGCGGCTTGCGACCCTGCAGCCGGGCAACGGCTTCGAGCCGGGCGTGACCACCGGGCCGCTCATCAACGCGGACGCGCTGGCCAAGGTCGAGGCGCATATCTCGGACGCGACCGAAAAGGGCGCGCAGGTCGCTGCGGGCGGGCATCGCTCGAACCTCGGGCGCACCTTCTTCGAGCCGACGCTGCTGACCGGCGTGACGCAGCAGATGCGGGTCGCGCGCGAGGAGACCTTCGGGCCGCTCGCTCCGCTGATCCGTTTCGAGACCGAGGCCGAGGCGATCGAGATGGCCAACGCGACCGAGTTCGGGCTGGCGGGCTATTTCTACGCCAACGACCTCGCCCGCGTCTGGCGTGTGGCCGAAGCGATGGAGACCGGGATCGTCGGCGTGAACACCGGCCTGATCTCGACCGAGGTAGCCCCGTTCGGCGGCATCAAGCAATCCGGTGTCGGCCGCGAAGGCTCGAAATACGGGATCGAGGATTTCACCGAGCTGAAATACATGTGCCTCGGCGGGATCGAGTAA
- a CDS encoding cytochrome c-type biogenesis protein — MLRKTFFALALMLSALLSIGPALAVQPDEILKDPALEARAREISKVLRCPVCQGENIDDSNAEVSRDLRLLVRERLQAGDTNSQVIDYITARYGEYVLFEPEKRGANLLLWYLGPGALIVALIGGFFYVRSRRAASEGPAQPDLSEDERKRLNELMGE, encoded by the coding sequence ATGCTCAGGAAAACCTTCTTTGCCTTGGCGTTGATGCTTTCGGCGCTCCTCTCGATCGGGCCTGCGCTTGCGGTGCAGCCCGACGAGATCCTGAAGGATCCGGCGCTGGAGGCGCGGGCGCGCGAAATCTCCAAGGTGCTGCGCTGCCCGGTCTGCCAGGGCGAGAATATCGACGACTCCAATGCCGAGGTGTCGCGGGATCTGCGGCTGCTGGTGCGCGAGCGCTTGCAGGCGGGCGATACCAATAGCCAGGTGATCGACTACATCACTGCCCGCTATGGCGAATATGTGCTGTTCGAGCCGGAGAAACGCGGGGCGAACCTGCTGCTGTGGTATCTCGGCCCGGGGGCTTTGATCGTCGCGCTGATCGGCGGGTTCTTCTATGTCCGCTCGCGCCGTGCCGCGTCCGAGGGGCCGGCTCAGCCCGATCTCTCCGAGGACGAGCGCAAGCGGCTGAATGAGCTGATGGGGGAGTAG
- a CDS encoding META domain-containing protein, producing MRAIVIGPLLALGLVAGCQSEPGDPLEAIAPNAIWEVVSIDGKPLPDGVEVTLTHPEKGLIAGKAGCNHYNGRISEKDGRVRVGELAGTRMMCPEPAMGVEKAFHSAMARVDTVKLSQDRLELISQGDTVIEATQ from the coding sequence ATGCGTGCGATCGTGATCGGGCCGCTGCTGGCCTTGGGGCTTGTGGCAGGATGCCAGTCGGAGCCGGGCGACCCTCTCGAGGCGATTGCCCCGAACGCGATCTGGGAAGTCGTCTCGATCGACGGCAAGCCCCTGCCCGACGGCGTCGAAGTCACCCTGACCCATCCCGAAAAGGGCCTTATCGCGGGCAAGGCGGGCTGCAATCACTATAACGGCCGGATCTCGGAGAAGGATGGCCGGGTGCGCGTCGGCGAGCTGGCCGGAACGCGCATGATGTGCCCCGAGCCCGCAATGGGGGTCGAGAAGGCCTTCCACTCGGCCATGGCCCGCGTCGATACGGTGAAACTGTCGCAGGACCGGCTGGAGCTGATCTCGCAGGGCGACACGGTGATCGAAGCCACGCAATAA
- a CDS encoding GFA family protein, producing MLPEIQSPHRLTCHCGAVEMEVTLSDGLNTKRRCDCSFCRRRGAVAVSAPLSGIRIVKGEDNLTLYQFGTMTAKHYFCKTCGIYTHHQRRSNPNQYGVNAACLEGVNPRDLDPVPWNDGVNHPTDRAD from the coding sequence ATGCTGCCCGAGATTCAATCGCCCCACCGCCTGACCTGCCATTGCGGCGCGGTGGAGATGGAGGTGACGCTCTCCGACGGGCTGAACACCAAGCGACGCTGCGATTGCTCTTTCTGCCGTCGGCGCGGCGCGGTGGCGGTCTCGGCCCCGCTCTCGGGCATCCGTATCGTGAAGGGCGAGGACAACCTGACGCTCTACCAATTCGGCACGATGACCGCGAAGCATTACTTCTGCAAAACCTGCGGCATCTACACCCATCACCAGCGCCGCTCGAACCCGAACCAATACGGCGTGAATGCCGCCTGTCTGGAAGGGGTGAACCCGCGCGATCTGGACCCGGTGCCGTGGAATGACGGCGTCAATCACCCGACCGATCGCGCCGACTGA
- a CDS encoding heme lyase CcmF/NrfE family subunit has product MINELGHFALILAFAVAIVQAIVPIVGAQKGWRGWMAVGEPAATAQFLLIAVSFAALTHAFVVSDFSLKLVWANSHTDKPMLYKITGVWGNHEGSMLLWVLILSLFGAAAAVFGGALPPRLRARVLSVQAWIGVAFLGFIIFTSNPFLRLAEPPFNGEGMNPLLQDPGLAFHPPFLYLGYVGLSMSFSFAVAALIEGRVDATWARWVRPWTLAAWIFLTIGIALGSWWAYYELGWGGFWFWDPVENASFMPWLLAAALLHSAIVVEKREALKSWTILLSIMAFGFSLIGTFIVRSGVITSVHSFASDPQRGIFILGILALFVGGALTLYAFRATSMQAKGVFSMLSRETALVINNILLAVAALVVFVGTVWPLVAEMFFGRKLSVGAPFFDQAFTPFMVILALILPIGAMMPWKRARLGRVVKPLIPAFVLALALGGLAWAVESGNSLLALVAVFLGSWLVFGAMTELWQRSARNFGRLTRLPRADWGKATAHAGLGITFIGIGLLTAGQIEDIRVAKIGEPFTVDGYQITLSEVHKEKGPNYITQMATMLVEKDGKKIATMHPEKRTYPVQRMPTTEAAIHTTPMRDIYLVIGDPQDQGGYAVRTYIKPFADWIWAGAIIMALGGLLSLSDRRYRVAAGARKSRASSAQASPAE; this is encoded by the coding sequence ATGATCAACGAACTCGGGCATTTTGCCCTGATTCTCGCCTTTGCGGTGGCCATCGTGCAGGCCATCGTGCCCATCGTCGGCGCGCAAAAAGGCTGGCGCGGCTGGATGGCAGTGGGCGAACCCGCAGCGACAGCGCAGTTTCTGCTCATCGCGGTGAGCTTCGCGGCGCTGACCCACGCCTTCGTCGTATCGGACTTCTCGCTGAAGCTGGTTTGGGCGAATTCCCATACCGACAAGCCGATGCTCTACAAGATCACCGGCGTGTGGGGGAATCACGAAGGCTCGATGCTTCTGTGGGTGTTGATCCTGTCGCTCTTCGGGGCGGCGGCGGCTGTGTTCGGTGGCGCTTTGCCGCCGCGGCTGCGCGCCCGCGTGCTGAGCGTTCAGGCCTGGATCGGCGTGGCCTTCCTCGGCTTCATCATCTTCACCTCCAACCCGTTCCTGCGTCTCGCAGAGCCGCCGTTCAACGGCGAGGGGATGAACCCGCTCCTGCAGGACCCGGGCTTGGCTTTCCACCCGCCCTTCCTCTATCTAGGCTATGTCGGTCTCTCGATGTCGTTCTCCTTCGCGGTGGCGGCGCTGATCGAGGGCCGGGTCGATGCGACCTGGGCACGCTGGGTGCGCCCGTGGACGCTGGCGGCCTGGATCTTCCTGACCATCGGCATCGCGCTGGGCTCGTGGTGGGCCTATTACGAGCTTGGCTGGGGCGGTTTCTGGTTCTGGGACCCGGTGGAGAACGCCTCCTTCATGCCGTGGCTTCTGGCCGCCGCGCTGCTGCACTCGGCCATCGTGGTCGAGAAGCGCGAGGCGCTGAAGTCGTGGACCATCCTTCTGTCGATCATGGCCTTCGGTTTCTCGCTGATCGGCACTTTCATCGTGCGTTCGGGCGTGATCACCTCGGTGCATAGCTTCGCTTCCGACCCGCAGCGCGGCATCTTCATCCTCGGCATTCTCGCGCTCTTCGTGGGCGGGGCGCTGACGCTCTATGCGTTCCGAGCCACCTCGATGCAGGCCAAGGGCGTGTTCTCGATGCTCTCGCGGGAAACCGCGCTTGTGATCAACAACATCCTGCTGGCGGTCGCGGCGCTGGTGGTCTTCGTGGGCACGGTCTGGCCGCTGGTCGCGGAGATGTTCTTCGGCCGCAAGCTGTCTGTCGGCGCGCCGTTCTTCGATCAGGCTTTCACCCCGTTCATGGTGATCCTCGCCCTGATCCTGCCGATCGGCGCGATGATGCCGTGGAAACGTGCGCGTCTCGGTCGCGTGGTGAAGCCGCTGATCCCGGCCTTCGTGCTCGCGCTGGCTCTGGGCGGGCTCGCCTGGGCGGTCGAGAGCGGCAATTCGCTGCTCGCGCTTGTCGCGGTGTTCCTGGGCAGCTGGCTGGTCTTCGGGGCCATGACCGAGCTGTGGCAGCGTTCGGCGCGCAATTTCGGGCGCCTGACCCGTCTGCCGCGCGCCGATTGGGGCAAGGCTACGGCCCATGCGGGCCTCGGCATCACCTTCATCGGTATCGGTCTTCTGACCGCGGGCCAGATCGAGGATATCCGCGTCGCCAAGATCGGCGAGCCCTTCACCGTCGACGGCTACCAGATCACCTTGAGCGAAGTGCACAAGGAGAAAGGGCCGAACTATATCACGCAGATGGCGACGATGCTGGTCGAGAAGGACGGCAAGAAGATCGCGACGATGCATCCCGAGAAGCGCACCTACCCGGTGCAGCGGATGCCGACGACCGAGGCTGCGATCCACACCACGCCGATGCGCGACATCTACCTCGTGATCGGCGACCCGCAGGATCAGGGTGGCTACGCGGTGCGCACCTATATCAAGCCCTTCGCGGACTGGATCTGGGCGGGCGCGATCATCATGGCGTTGGGCGGGCTGCTGAGCCTGTCGGATCGCCGCTACCGTGTTGCAGCCGGGGCGCGCAAATCGCGTGCTTCCTCGGCGCAAGCGTCTCCGGCGGAGTAA
- a CDS encoding GMC family oxidoreductase gives MRFDYLILGGGSAGSVLAARLSEDPTVTVCLVEAGREARDIFVRAPALVATMVAGRPPIHNWALSTVPQPGLNGRRGFQPRGRGLGGSSAINAMLYARGQPEDYDGWAEAGAEGWDWETVKPWFLASERNARGASDWHGAAGPLQVGDQRRPRAISRAFIEACAAVQCPPNEDFNGPRQEGAGLYQVTQFWDGPRKGERCSAAAAYLHPVMARPNLTVLTRARAEKIEIADGRATGAIVRQGRKRMKIEAAREVIVSAGAFGSPQLLMLSGIGPADHLREVGIEPRLDLPGVGTNLQDHLDYVISYTSPRRDVVGLNPRGLMRLARAAGAWRKHGEGLFASPMAEGGAFLRSDPSLSRPDLQIHFVVGIVDQHMRKPHLADGWSAHICPLRPQSRGTLRLASNDPRAAPLIDPDYLSDPRDAELLLKGARLLDRIAEAEPLRPWRGRRFYPHDGTDEGLLADIRARADTIYHPVGTCAMGQGDMSVVDPQLRLRGIDGLRVVDASVMPRLISGNTNAPTIMIAERAAAFIRADQSARSVG, from the coding sequence AGGCGGGCCGCGAGGCGCGCGACATCTTCGTGCGTGCGCCTGCGCTGGTCGCCACGATGGTCGCGGGGCGACCGCCGATCCACAACTGGGCGCTGAGCACCGTGCCGCAGCCGGGGTTGAACGGGCGGCGCGGGTTCCAGCCGCGGGGCCGGGGGCTGGGCGGGTCGTCGGCGATCAACGCGATGCTCTATGCGCGCGGCCAGCCAGAGGATTACGACGGCTGGGCCGAGGCGGGCGCCGAGGGCTGGGACTGGGAGACTGTGAAGCCGTGGTTCCTCGCCTCCGAGCGCAATGCCCGTGGGGCGTCGGACTGGCATGGCGCGGCGGGACCGTTGCAGGTCGGCGACCAGCGGCGGCCACGGGCGATCAGCCGCGCTTTCATCGAGGCCTGCGCGGCCGTGCAATGCCCGCCGAACGAGGATTTCAACGGGCCGCGGCAGGAGGGGGCGGGGCTCTATCAGGTCACGCAGTTCTGGGACGGTCCGCGCAAGGGCGAACGCTGCTCGGCGGCGGCAGCCTATCTGCATCCGGTGATGGCGCGGCCCAATCTGACCGTGCTGACCCGCGCGCGCGCCGAAAAGATCGAGATCGCGGACGGGCGCGCGACGGGGGCAATCGTCCGGCAAGGCCGCAAGCGGATGAAGATCGAGGCGGCGCGCGAGGTGATCGTCTCGGCGGGGGCGTTCGGCTCACCGCAGCTGCTGATGCTGTCAGGGATCGGGCCTGCGGATCATCTGCGCGAGGTCGGGATCGAACCGCGTCTCGATCTGCCGGGCGTGGGGACGAACCTGCAGGATCATCTCGATTACGTCATCAGCTACACTTCGCCCCGGCGGGACGTGGTGGGGCTGAACCCGCGCGGGCTGATGCGGCTGGCGCGGGCGGCGGGCGCGTGGCGCAAGCATGGCGAGGGGCTGTTCGCCTCGCCCATGGCCGAGGGTGGAGCCTTCCTGCGGAGCGATCCGAGCCTCTCCCGGCCCGATCTGCAAATCCATTTCGTCGTGGGCATCGTCGATCAGCATATGCGCAAACCGCATCTGGCCGATGGCTGGTCCGCTCATATCTGTCCGCTGCGGCCTCAGTCACGCGGGACGCTGCGGCTGGCGTCCAACGATCCGCGCGCGGCGCCCTTGATCGACCCGGACTACCTGTCCGATCCGCGCGATGCTGAGCTGCTGCTGAAGGGCGCGCGGCTTCTGGACCGGATCGCCGAGGCGGAGCCGCTTCGCCCGTGGCGGGGGCGCAGGTTCTATCCGCATGACGGGACGGATGAGGGGCTGCTGGCCGATATCCGGGCGCGGGCCGATACGATCTACCATCCGGTCGGCACTTGCGCGATGGGGCAGGGCGACATGTCGGTGGTCGATCCTCAGCTGCGGCTGCGTGGGATCGACGGGCTGCGCGTTGTCGATGCCTCGGTGATGCCGCGGCTGATTTCGGGCAATACCAATGCGCCGACGATCATGATCGCCGAGCGCGCGGCCGCGTTCATTCGAGCGGATCAGTCGGCGCGATCGGTCGGGTGA